The following are encoded together in the Patagioenas fasciata isolate bPatFas1 chromosome 7, bPatFas1.hap1, whole genome shotgun sequence genome:
- the LOC136103469 gene encoding basic helix-loop-helix transcription factor scleraxis-like: protein MKGGGGAAEQARAAGGGRRRRARGGGGRRAAANARERDRTHSVNTAFGALRRLIPTRPADRRLSKVETLRLASSYISHLANVLLLQRRQAEGTATAQPCPQPCSQSCSDPCPQPPASSATTPRPICTFCLSEQRKRHREGEKQLSGPALSGH from the exons ATGaagggcggcgggggggcggcggaGCAGGCGCGGGCAGCGggtggcgggcggcggcggcgggcgcggggaggcggcgggcggcgggcggcggccaaCGCGCGGGAGCGGGACCGCACGCACAGCGTTAACACGGCCTTCGGCGCCCTCCGCCGGCTCATCCCCACCCGGCCCGCCGACCGCCGGCTCTCCAAGGTGGAGACGCTGCGCCTGGCGTCCAGCTACATCTCGCACCTGGCCaacgtgctgctgctgcagcggcGCCAGGCCGAGGGCACGGCCACCGCAcagccctgcccgcagccctGCTCGCAATCCTGCTCGgacccctgcccgcagcccccagCATCCAGTGCCACCACGCCGAGGCCCATCTGCACCTTCTGTCTCAGCGAGCAGCGGAAGCGG CACCGTGAAGGAGAGAAACAGCTGTCTGGTCCAGCTTTAAGTGGACACTAA